The following are encoded together in the Bos mutus isolate GX-2022 chromosome 3, NWIPB_WYAK_1.1, whole genome shotgun sequence genome:
- the ERMAP gene encoding erythroid membrane-associated protein, with product MKMPSYSGSWLSRCFITLVFLQLPLHMSAESPGSFSPSAVALTVILPVLGIFIMVGIYIIWKQRRSKERLLYEHAMEVENLLSDHAKEKGRLHKALKKLRRELKLKRAAANSGWRRARLHFVTVTLDPDTAHPKLILSEDRKCVKLGDTRQPVPDNPERFDFVVSVLGSEYFIAGCHYWEVSVADKTKWALGVCSESVSRKGKVTASPANGHWLLRQNHGNEYEALTSPQTSFRLKEPMRCVGIFLDYEAGVISFYNVTNQSHIFTFTHSFSGPLRPFFEPCLHDGGKNTAPLIICSELQKPEESTVPNTEEKGQANGDVALQVDPFLLPAQASELIPLRDMILSWSSDLGPALQGLKVPSF from the exons CCGAATCTCCAGGGAGCTTCTCGCCATCAGCCGTGGCTCTTACTGTGATCCTACCTGTTCTGGGGATTTTCATCATGGTGGGCATTTACATCATCTGGAAGCAAAGAAGGTCAAAAG AGAGGCTTCTCTATGAACATGCGATGGAGGTAG AAAATCTTCTCTCAGACCATGCAAAAGAAAAAG gACGACTCCATAAAGCCCTCA AGAAACTCCGGAGAGAACTGA AGTTAAAAAGAGCTGCAGCAAACTCAG gcTGGAGAAGGGCCCGGCTGCACTTTG TGACTGTGACCCTGGACCCAGATACAGCGCATCCCAAACTCATCCTGTCTGAGGACCGCAAGTGTGTGAAGCTTGGAGACACAAGGCAGCCCGTGCCCGACAATCCCGAGCGATTTGACTTCGTTGTCAGCGTCCTGGGCTCCGAGTACTTCATAGCTGGCTGTCACTACTGGGAGGTGTCTGTGGCAGACAAGACCAAATGGGCCCTGGGGGTGTGTAGTGAGTCAGTGAGCAGGAAGGGGAAGGTCACCGCCTCGCCCGCCAACGGACACTGGCTCCTGCGACAGAATCACGGGAATGAGTACGAGGCCCTCACATCCCCGCAGACCTCCTTCCGCCTGAAAGAGCCCATGAGGTGCGTGGGGATTTTCCTGGACTATGAAGCAGGAGTCATCTCCTTCTACAACGTGACCAACCAGTCCCACATCTTTACTTTCACCCACAGTTTCTCCGGCCCCCTCCGCCCTTTCTTTGAACCTTGCCTTCATGATGGAGGGAAAAACACGGCACCTCTAATTATCTGTTCTGAACTCCAGAAACCAGAGGAATCAACTGTCCCCAACACAGAAGAAAAAGGCCAGGCTAATGGAGATGTGGCCCTGCAAGTGGACCCTTTCTTGCTCCCTGCTCAGGCATCAGAGCTCATCCCACTCAGAGATATGATCCTGTCCTGGTCTTCTGACCTTGGCCCAGCCCTTCAGGGGCTCAAGGTTCCTTCTTTTTAG